A stretch of Sinimarinibacterium sp. NLF-5-8 DNA encodes these proteins:
- a CDS encoding type II toxin-antitoxin system RelE/ParE family toxin → MSYGLRQTRRFARAYKKLHDNIAEDVDTATEIIAADPHIGASKKGDLAALRVYKFRSQGQLYLLGYTLDDAVRLVYLEAVGPHENFYRDLKRP, encoded by the coding sequence ATGAGCTACGGCCTGCGGCAAACTCGGCGCTTTGCGCGCGCGTACAAAAAGCTGCATGACAACATCGCCGAGGACGTGGATACAGCCACTGAAATCATTGCAGCCGACCCGCATATCGGCGCCAGCAAAAAAGGCGATCTGGCAGCGCTGCGGGTATACAAATTTCGCAGCCAGGGTCAGCTTTACTTGCTGGGTTACACCCTTGATGACGCGGTGCGGCTGGTGTATCTGGAAGCCGTTGGGCCTCACGAAAACTTTTATCGTGACCTCAAACGCCCATAG
- a CDS encoding ParD-like family protein, with product MSTSTSIRIDQTLYDQARAEAVSEHRTIAGQVEYWAKVGRAALDNPDLPVSFIAESLASLSEPRSEATTFVPRSARQRA from the coding sequence GTGAGCACATCAACATCCATTCGCATTGATCAAACGCTATACGACCAAGCGCGTGCTGAAGCAGTGAGCGAACACCGCACCATCGCCGGGCAGGTCGAATACTGGGCCAAAGTCGGTCGTGCGGCGCTTGATAACCCCGACCTTCCGGTGAGCTTTATTGCCGAATCATTGGCCTCACTGTCTGAGCCACGCAGCGAGGCCACCACGTTTGTGCCGCGTTCGGCACGCCAACGCGCATGA